In Mastigocladopsis repens PCC 10914, a single window of DNA contains:
- a CDS encoding transposase — MTQGKLLEFLEDIGISMSAGHLSNLLIKNHPCFESEKSEIYEAGLASSPWQQFDQTGARVAGVNYTTNVVCNPLYTVYFTTPNKDRLTVLKGLQNGRELEFLLNQLTFSLLEAFQLPTKWKNSLKLLPQETVFSCTDFNTLLDTYLPKLGSVQRTRVLEAAAIAFYHQQRDWPVVQALVCDDAPQFKLLTDDLALCWVDEGRHYKKLSPLVAYHQQALDKFLDDFWDYYRELLTYRDFPSAEVARELKSKFWKLFDTKSGYEQLDERKRLTVAKASELLLVLEHPELPLHNNPAELAARTMVQRRNVSYATQTTEGTQAWDTFMSLVATTRKLEISFFEYMRDRISQIRAIPSLAQVIREKSSLIPLGWSWQLESLPTPNY, encoded by the coding sequence ATGACCCAAGGCAAACTGTTAGAGTTTTTAGAGGATATTGGCATCTCCATGTCAGCAGGGCATTTGTCCAACCTGTTGATCAAAAACCACCCTTGTTTTGAAAGCGAGAAAAGTGAAATCTATGAAGCTGGGCTAGCTAGCAGTCCCTGGCAGCAGTTTGACCAGACTGGTGCCCGTGTTGCTGGAGTCAACTATACCACCAATGTAGTGTGTAACCCTTTGTATACGGTCTACTTTACAACTCCCAACAAAGACAGATTAACTGTACTGAAGGGATTACAAAACGGACGAGAACTAGAGTTTCTTCTTAACCAACTCACCTTCTCACTCCTGGAGGCTTTCCAACTACCGACTAAATGGAAGAATTCTCTAAAACTCTTGCCTCAAGAAACTGTATTTAGCTGCACAGACTTTAATACACTACTTGATACATATCTACCCAAATTAGGCTCTGTCCAACGTACTCGTGTTTTAGAAGCAGCCGCAATCGCCTTTTATCATCAGCAAAGAGATTGGCCAGTGGTGCAAGCTCTCGTATGTGATGATGCTCCTCAGTTCAAGTTACTCACTGATGATTTGGCTTTATGCTGGGTAGATGAGGGACGACATTATAAGAAGTTAAGTCCACTGGTTGCTTATCATCAACAAGCCCTTGATAAATTCTTGGATGATTTCTGGGATTATTACCGAGAATTACTCACTTACAGAGATTTTCCCAGTGCAGAAGTCGCACGAGAACTAAAGTCTAAATTCTGGAAACTTTTTGATACAAAAAGTGGTTACGAACAGTTGGATGAACGAAAACGATTAACTGTTGCCAAAGCTTCAGAACTGCTTCTAGTTTTAGAGCATCCGGAATTACCCCTGCATAATAATCCTGCTGAATTAGCTGCTAGGACTATGGTGCAGCGACGTAATGTTAGCTATGCAACTCAGACAACTGAGGGAACTCAAGCTTGGGATACTTTTATGTCTCTTGTGGCTACTACTCGCAAGTTAGAAATCAGCTTTTTTGAGTATATGCGTGACCGTATTTCTCAAATTCGAGCAATCCCCTCTCTTGCCCAAGTTATTCGCGAGAAATCTTCTCTCATTCCATTGGGCTGGTCGTGGCAGCTTGAATCACTGCCTACCCCAAATTATTGA
- a CDS encoding SRPBCC family protein, with protein sequence MSQPIKVEKTVTINKPVEELYRFWHNFGNLPRFMKHLKDVKVHNNKRSHWTTSGVLGGSVEWDADIIEDRENELIAWASVEGADVDNSGSVRFQPAPANRGTEVKVVTEYNPPGGAIASVFAKLFGEEPEQQIGDDLRRFKMLMEAGEIATTEGQPKGG encoded by the coding sequence ATGAGCCAACCAATTAAAGTTGAAAAGACGGTAACGATTAACAAACCAGTAGAGGAACTCTACCGCTTTTGGCATAACTTTGGGAACTTGCCGCGCTTCATGAAGCATCTCAAAGACGTAAAAGTACACAATAATAAGCGATCGCACTGGACGACCAGTGGGGTGTTAGGTGGAAGTGTTGAATGGGATGCAGACATCATTGAAGATCGGGAAAACGAATTGATTGCTTGGGCTTCGGTTGAAGGTGCAGATGTTGATAACTCTGGTTCTGTCCGCTTCCAGCCAGCACCCGCCAATCGCGGTACAGAGGTAAAGGTCGTCACGGAATATAACCCGCCTGGTGGTGCGATTGCATCTGTGTTTGCCAAACTCTTCGGCGAAGAACCAGAACAGCAGATTGGAGATGATTTACGCCGCTTCAAAATGCTGATGGAAGCAGGCGAGATTGCAACAACAGAAGGTCAACCAAAGGGAGGTTAA
- a CDS encoding type 1 glutamine amidotransferase domain-containing protein produces the protein MTEDLTNKKVAILVTDGFEQVEMAQPKQALESAGAQTHIISPKSDRVQGWNHYDKGDFFPVDVPLDKVNPADYDALLLPGGVANPDQLRTKAKAIEFIKSFFDTDKPVAVICHGPWTLIEADVVRGRRLTSWPSLKTDLQNAGAQWVDQEVVVDSNLVSSRKPDDIPAFNREMIELFSHAGQVRQMV, from the coding sequence ATGACAGAAGATCTCACAAATAAGAAAGTTGCCATTCTGGTTACAGATGGCTTTGAGCAAGTTGAAATGGCTCAACCCAAGCAAGCCCTTGAGTCAGCAGGTGCTCAAACCCACATCATTTCACCTAAGAGCGATCGCGTTCAGGGCTGGAACCATTATGACAAAGGGGATTTTTTCCCGGTAGATGTCCCCCTCGATAAAGTAAATCCAGCCGACTATGATGCCCTCCTGCTTCCCGGTGGTGTTGCCAATCCAGATCAACTTCGGACTAAAGCTAAGGCGATCGAGTTTATAAAGTCCTTCTTCGATACTGACAAGCCGGTAGCGGTGATCTGCCACGGACCTTGGACTCTGATCGAGGCAGATGTGGTGCGCGGACGGCGGCTCACCTCGTGGCCGTCGCTCAAGACCGATCTCCAGAACGCAGGTGCCCAGTGGGTAGATCAGGAAGTTGTAGTTGATAGCAACCTCGTGTCGAGCCGCAAGCCAGACGACATCCCAGCCTTCAACCGGGAAATGATCGAGCTGTTCAGCCATGCAGGGCAGGTAAGGCAGATGGTGTGA
- a CDS encoding aldo/keto reductase: protein MEQHRFGSTQREVAAIGQGTWYIDNDDRASAIAALRQGLDLGMTHIDTAEMYGSAEEVVAEAIAGRRDRVFLVSKVLPGNASRRGTIIACEKSLARLHTDRLDSYLLHWRGQHPLEETIAAFEQLQHEGKILCWGVSNFDVPDLEAVQKIAGEGSLVCNQVLYHLRERAIEHAVIPWCEKHGVAVVAYSPFGHGDFPSSRTTAGRVLQEIAAAHNATPRQVVLRFLVRHSSLFAIPKASNPKHAAENAGAGELNLTQTELDRIDAAFPTGSRPRVLPML from the coding sequence ATGGAACAGCATCGATTTGGTTCCACGCAGCGCGAGGTGGCAGCGATCGGTCAAGGAACCTGGTACATCGACAACGATGACCGCGCCTCTGCGATCGCCGCTTTGCGCCAAGGACTCGATCTCGGCATGACCCACATCGACACGGCGGAGATGTACGGCAGCGCCGAGGAGGTGGTCGCAGAGGCGATCGCTGGACGACGCGATCGGGTTTTCCTGGTTTCCAAGGTTCTTCCTGGAAATGCTTCTCGGAGAGGGACGATCATAGCCTGCGAGAAATCGCTCGCTCGACTTCATACCGATCGGCTGGACTCTTATCTGTTGCACTGGCGCGGTCAACACCCACTGGAGGAGACGATCGCTGCCTTCGAGCAGCTTCAGCACGAGGGGAAGATTCTCTGCTGGGGCGTGAGCAACTTCGATGTGCCTGACCTTGAAGCAGTCCAGAAGATCGCTGGCGAGGGTTCTCTCGTCTGCAATCAAGTCCTTTACCATTTGAGAGAGAGAGCGATCGAACACGCTGTGATCCCCTGGTGTGAGAAGCATGGGGTCGCCGTAGTCGCATACAGCCCGTTCGGTCATGGGGATTTTCCCAGCTCGCGCACAACCGCAGGTCGCGTACTACAGGAAATCGCCGCCGCCCATAACGCCACCCCTCGCCAAGTCGTGCTCCGATTTCTGGTGCGGCATTCCTCGCTCTTCGCAATCCCCAAAGCATCCAACCCCAAACACGCCGCTGAAAACGCGGGAGCCGGGGAACTCAATCTGACCCAAACCGAACTCGATCGAATCGACGCAGCCTTCCCGACCGGATCTCGTCCCCGCGTGCTTCCCATGCTGTAA
- a CDS encoding ATP-binding protein — protein sequence MPHLDSITLHKLSSPRLSRSLSTLETWSFGLTGHTSLIVIIPAVHHNLGLSAIYVWIPAILFGMLLNYQVKRLGSHFIDAAGGTAIYASKLLKSYPILARYTALAYFFSWSIGLSTYVTVLTDLIQENLKALDLACPGLLLKLGFTFLSFALAFSGTRALGILHLFFVIPAIGLILAFCFQGFSWLAFSPTSPGFFPMNWSSISFLDWAKWFFFINYATYGCETASFFVADSRRPEQTLRFLDIAAWLMPPVFLGGFWIVTRTVTDASLGDNPFLLLLAASQSFWGKSASLAVTFLLVANSLLTIATAVSNCPRILYQLALDKHISPVFAVVSRRGVLGPPLTLMFVLCLIGLIWGDTTRQILFSNVSWMLSIMGLHLGLWLQRGKPEVLFPRISLGILLVEIVAFLVGGFAWGWQDFLMGLLPPIGIMGIDAIIRRSSFAPLSPKWWLQRYQLRTSSEAQDSVMLQVSILIFLLCSAVVVGWLFGIQLNKTHATGDESLIVVLLMTVAFVGVAIACWTTLPQVVAMAEAREAAEHLFMVAQDAIVVVNEIGVIQQANPAIQSLFGVKSSQLLGNHLSQWLPALTQYPQEWKKRSEQKLNYKNKVKTLEVSVSDIPYQDFQEYVVILHDITKRKQAEEVLRQSEAQLREKSQQLAAQLVQSEKMSSLGQLVAGVAHEINNPVSFIYGNITYAHDYTQDLLRLLQLYQRHYPQPEPEIQNEIEAIDLDFLVQDLLKLLTSMQVGADRITQIVVSLRNFSRLDESEMKAVDIHEGIDSTLMILQHRLKAKPDFPEIQIVKEYGNLPLVECFAGRLNQVFMNLLANAIDALEEPLIMCHVSFVEDKKQRKNPQIRIHTELSDDKLVIIRIRDNGPGIPESLQHRLFDPFFTTKPVGKGTGLGLSISYQIITEKHGGKLQCFSFPGEGTEFAIAIPLHQQQHK from the coding sequence ATGCCCCATCTTGATAGTATAACCTTGCATAAGCTTTCATCCCCACGCTTAAGTAGAAGCCTGAGTACTCTAGAAACCTGGAGTTTCGGTTTAACAGGGCATACTTCTTTAATTGTGATCATCCCCGCAGTTCATCACAATCTAGGTTTATCGGCTATCTATGTTTGGATACCTGCCATTCTATTTGGGATGTTACTCAACTATCAGGTGAAGCGATTAGGCAGCCATTTCATAGATGCGGCTGGAGGAACTGCTATTTATGCTAGCAAACTGCTAAAGTCATACCCAATCCTCGCTCGCTACACTGCATTAGCATACTTCTTTTCTTGGTCTATAGGGCTATCAACCTATGTTACAGTTCTGACAGACTTAATCCAGGAGAATCTCAAGGCATTGGATCTGGCTTGTCCTGGATTGTTGCTGAAATTGGGCTTTACGTTTCTCTCCTTCGCTTTAGCATTTAGTGGAACCCGTGCTTTAGGTATCCTGCATCTATTCTTTGTGATTCCGGCAATAGGCTTGATTCTTGCCTTTTGTTTTCAGGGTTTTAGCTGGCTGGCTTTCTCTCCCACGAGTCCTGGCTTTTTCCCAATGAATTGGTCATCCATAAGTTTTCTAGATTGGGCAAAGTGGTTCTTCTTCATCAACTATGCTACCTATGGCTGTGAAACAGCTTCATTCTTTGTCGCTGATAGCCGGCGCCCTGAACAAACTTTACGTTTTTTGGATATTGCTGCCTGGTTGATGCCACCTGTTTTTTTGGGAGGCTTTTGGATTGTAACGCGAACCGTCACAGATGCGAGTTTAGGAGACAATCCCTTCTTACTCCTACTAGCAGCTTCTCAGTCCTTTTGGGGAAAGTCAGCTAGCCTAGCGGTCACCTTTCTACTTGTGGCAAATAGCCTACTGACAATCGCCACAGCGGTCTCTAATTGCCCCCGAATTCTTTATCAGCTTGCCTTAGATAAGCATATTTCACCTGTATTTGCGGTGGTATCACGTCGCGGAGTGTTGGGACCGCCTTTAACGCTGATGTTTGTGCTTTGTCTTATTGGGCTCATTTGGGGAGATACGACTCGGCAGATATTATTTAGTAATGTCAGCTGGATGCTCTCTATTATGGGTTTGCATTTAGGGCTTTGGTTACAGCGGGGCAAACCTGAGGTTCTATTCCCCCGTATCTCTTTAGGCATTTTGCTGGTGGAGATAGTCGCTTTCTTGGTAGGTGGATTTGCTTGGGGTTGGCAAGATTTTCTCATGGGGTTGTTACCTCCAATTGGGATTATGGGAATTGATGCGATCATTCGTCGCAGTTCCTTTGCTCCTTTGAGTCCCAAGTGGTGGCTACAACGCTATCAATTACGAACGTCATCTGAAGCACAAGACTCAGTGATGCTCCAAGTGAGTATTTTGATATTTTTATTATGCAGTGCCGTTGTGGTTGGCTGGTTATTTGGTATTCAGTTAAATAAGACTCATGCCACAGGCGATGAAAGTCTGATCGTGGTGCTGCTGATGACGGTGGCATTTGTGGGGGTAGCCATAGCCTGCTGGACAACTTTACCCCAGGTCGTAGCAATGGCAGAAGCACGGGAAGCTGCCGAACATTTATTTATGGTTGCCCAAGATGCGATTGTTGTAGTGAATGAGATAGGCGTTATTCAACAAGCAAACCCTGCAATTCAGTCTTTGTTTGGTGTCAAATCATCACAGTTACTAGGAAATCACCTAAGTCAATGGTTACCTGCGTTAACGCAGTATCCCCAAGAATGGAAAAAGCGCAGTGAACAAAAGCTGAACTACAAAAATAAAGTCAAAACTCTGGAAGTTTCTGTCTCAGATATACCCTATCAAGACTTTCAAGAGTACGTCGTCATCCTCCACGACATAACCAAACGCAAACAAGCAGAGGAGGTATTGCGACAGTCAGAAGCGCAGTTGCGAGAAAAGTCACAGCAACTAGCAGCGCAACTCGTGCAAAGTGAGAAAATGTCCAGCTTGGGTCAGTTGGTTGCAGGTGTAGCCCACGAAATCAACAATCCAGTTAGTTTCATTTACGGCAACATCACCTATGCTCATGATTATACCCAAGATTTACTCCGATTACTGCAACTTTACCAACGGCATTATCCCCAACCAGAACCAGAAATTCAAAATGAAATTGAAGCTATAGATCTGGATTTTTTAGTGCAAGACTTGCTGAAGTTGCTGACTTCAATGCAGGTAGGTGCTGACAGGATTACACAAATTGTTGTGTCTTTGCGAAACTTTTCTCGTTTGGATGAATCTGAGATGAAAGCAGTAGATATCCATGAGGGAATTGACAGTACATTGATGATTCTGCAACATCGCTTGAAAGCAAAACCAGATTTTCCTGAAATTCAAATCGTTAAAGAATACGGTAATCTGCCACTGGTGGAATGCTTTGCTGGACGACTCAATCAAGTGTTTATGAATCTTCTGGCAAATGCGATTGATGCTTTGGAAGAGCCATTAATCATGTGTCATGTGTCATTTGTAGAAGACAAAAAACAAAGGAAAAATCCTCAGATTCGCATTCATACTGAACTTTCAGATGACAAGCTGGTGATTATTCGCATTCGCGATAATGGTCCTGGCATCCCAGAAAGTCTTCAACATCGCTTGTTTGACCCCTTTTTCACCACTAAACCTGTTGGTAAAGGTACGGGTTTAGGTTTGTCTATTAGTTACCAAATTATTACTGAGAAACATGGTGGGAAATTACAGTGTTTTTCGTTTCCTGGTGAGGGGACAGAATTTGCGATCGCAATTCCTCTACATCAGCAACAGCACAAATAA
- the tmk gene encoding dTMP kinase: MKGKLIVFEGVEGCGKTSQIQLTQEWLKSFKTSVVVTRQPGGTELGLHLRKLLLAGDSNSIANRTELLLYAADRSQHVEQVIKPAIQNGAIVLCDRYTDSTIAYQGWGRGLDMNLIHQLNAIATSGLESDLTLWFDVDVEVGLARKRGGGDRLDRIEQETIAFHHRVQQGYVQLHTSYSQRIVRVDATLSKEAVQQKIQAILTSKLQA; this comes from the coding sequence ATGAAGGGCAAATTGATTGTATTTGAAGGAGTGGAAGGTTGCGGCAAAACTAGCCAAATACAGCTAACGCAAGAGTGGTTAAAAAGTTTTAAGACTTCCGTCGTTGTAACTCGTCAACCTGGGGGAACAGAGTTAGGGTTGCATCTGCGAAAACTTTTGTTGGCTGGCGATTCTAACTCTATTGCAAATAGGACAGAATTACTCTTATATGCTGCAGACCGATCGCAACACGTTGAGCAAGTGATCAAGCCAGCCATCCAAAATGGGGCTATTGTTTTGTGCGATCGCTATACCGACTCTACCATTGCCTACCAGGGCTGGGGACGTGGTTTAGACATGAATTTAATTCATCAACTCAATGCGATCGCCACATCTGGGTTAGAGAGCGACCTGACTTTGTGGTTTGATGTTGATGTTGAGGTGGGACTTGCCCGCAAACGAGGAGGTGGGGATAGGCTAGACCGCATAGAACAAGAGACAATAGCCTTTCATCATCGCGTTCAGCAAGGATATGTTCAACTGCATACATCTTACTCACAGCGGATTGTCCGTGTAGATGCTACCTTAAGTAAGGAAGCTGTACAACAAAAGATTCAGGCGATTTTGACATCCAAGTTGCAAGCTTGA
- a CDS encoding DNA polymerase III subunit delta' — protein sequence MTNDAFAPLIGQQQAVELLTQAVAKKRVAPAYLFVGADGVGRSLAARCFVELLFGSHQNRVRQGNHPDLLWVQPTYLHQGQRLTATEAAEKGVKRKAPPTIRLEQIREITEFLSRPPLAAPRHMVVLEQAETMAEAAANALLKTLEEPGQATLILIAPGVESVLPTLVSRCQRIPFYRLEAAAMAQVLTQTGHEEILQHPPILSVAAGSPGEAIASYQQLQAIPPELLKSLSKTPSSYREALELAKQIDKDLDTESQLWLVDYLQQSYWEQKRQPTIIKQLEQARKSLLCYAQPRLVWECTLLSFVNQ from the coding sequence ATGACCAATGACGCATTTGCACCACTTATAGGACAGCAGCAAGCAGTAGAATTACTAACGCAAGCTGTAGCAAAAAAACGTGTTGCGCCAGCGTATCTGTTTGTGGGTGCAGATGGTGTAGGACGGAGTTTAGCAGCACGGTGCTTTGTGGAATTGCTCTTTGGCTCACATCAAAACCGCGTGCGACAAGGAAACCACCCTGATTTGTTATGGGTGCAGCCAACTTACCTGCACCAAGGACAACGACTAACAGCAACCGAAGCGGCAGAAAAAGGAGTCAAGCGCAAAGCACCGCCTACAATTCGTTTAGAACAAATTCGGGAAATTACTGAGTTTCTTAGCCGTCCGCCGTTAGCAGCGCCAAGACATATGGTAGTATTAGAGCAAGCTGAGACAATGGCGGAAGCGGCAGCAAATGCCTTACTCAAGACTTTGGAAGAACCCGGACAGGCGACACTAATTTTAATTGCCCCTGGGGTTGAGTCTGTATTGCCAACCTTGGTGTCACGCTGTCAAAGAATTCCTTTCTATCGTTTGGAAGCAGCAGCAATGGCTCAAGTTCTGACACAAACAGGACACGAAGAAATTTTGCAGCATCCGCCAATATTGAGTGTTGCGGCTGGTAGTCCAGGAGAGGCGATCGCATCTTACCAACAACTGCAAGCCATTCCCCCTGAACTACTCAAAAGCTTGTCCAAAACACCTTCATCCTACCGTGAGGCTCTGGAATTAGCCAAACAAATTGATAAGGATTTAGATACAGAATCTCAATTGTGGTTAGTCGATTATTTGCAACAGTCTTACTGGGAGCAGAAGCGTCAACCAACCATAATTAAACAGTTAGAACAAGCTCGTAAATCTCTGCTTTGCTATGCTCAACCGCGCCTTGTTTGGGAATGCACGCTTTTATCATTCGTCAATCAATAG
- the trxA gene encoding thioredoxin, with amino-acid sequence MSTKKQFNSFEEMLSGSDVPVLVDFYADWCGPCHMMSPILEQVNAQLQGRIRVVKIDTEKYPALASQYEIYALPTLVLFKQGKPVERIEGVVQAPQLVQQLTTLI; translated from the coding sequence ATGTCTACGAAAAAGCAATTTAACAGCTTTGAAGAGATGCTGTCCGGTTCTGATGTACCTGTGTTGGTGGATTTTTACGCCGACTGGTGTGGTCCTTGTCACATGATGAGTCCAATTTTAGAGCAGGTTAACGCTCAACTCCAAGGACGCATACGTGTTGTCAAAATTGATACCGAAAAGTATCCTGCATTAGCGTCTCAGTATGAAATTTATGCTCTACCAACGCTGGTACTGTTTAAGCAGGGTAAGCCAGTGGAGCGGATTGAGGGTGTGGTGCAAGCACCGCAGTTAGTGCAACAGTTAACAACATTGATTTGA
- a CDS encoding ABC transporter ATP-binding protein encodes MHLQVNQLHKQFKTKRSTLTALKDINLHIQEGEFVCAVGASGSGKSTLLRLIAGLDTPTAGEILVDGARITGPGSDRGMVFQSYTLYPWMSVVENVEFGLRLQGVPKAKRGEQAAYYLEVVGLSGFAKALPKELSGGMKQRVAIARALASQPKILLMDEPFGSLDVQTKEAMQHFLLEIWRRTRTTIFMITHDIEEAIFLSQRIYVLSSRPGTIKQELQIQLPSEAIPHIKRHPIFQKYNDEVMRHLCEDGSQSNSSPNQLYLVS; translated from the coding sequence ATGCATTTACAAGTTAATCAACTCCATAAACAATTCAAAACTAAACGTAGTACGTTGACTGCTCTCAAAGACATTAATTTGCACATTCAAGAGGGAGAGTTTGTCTGTGCAGTGGGGGCGAGTGGTTCTGGTAAATCAACTCTGCTGCGGTTGATTGCGGGGTTAGATACTCCTACAGCAGGGGAAATCCTGGTTGATGGAGCGCGGATAACAGGACCGGGAAGCGATCGCGGTATGGTATTTCAAAGTTACACTCTCTATCCGTGGATGAGTGTTGTAGAAAACGTGGAATTTGGCTTAAGGCTGCAAGGTGTACCCAAAGCAAAGCGAGGAGAACAGGCGGCTTATTATCTGGAAGTCGTGGGGTTGTCGGGGTTTGCTAAGGCGCTACCGAAGGAACTTTCTGGTGGGATGAAGCAACGGGTGGCTATAGCTCGTGCTTTAGCATCGCAACCCAAAATTCTACTCATGGATGAACCCTTTGGCTCGTTAGATGTGCAGACAAAAGAAGCGATGCAGCACTTCCTGCTGGAAATTTGGCGGCGTACGCGCACTACGATTTTTATGATTACTCATGATATTGAAGAAGCAATTTTTCTGTCTCAACGCATCTATGTATTAAGCTCGCGACCGGGTACGATTAAGCAGGAATTGCAAATCCAACTGCCAAGCGAAGCAATTCCTCACATCAAGCGTCATCCCATATTTCAGAAATACAACGATGAGGTGATGAGACACTTGTGTGAGGACGGGAGCCAATCAAACAGTAGCCCGAACCAGCTATATCTGGTAAGCTGA